tagttttgttattgTATACCAATGCTGTGTTGTAAGTTTAGTGTTGATTTTTACAGTATTTCATTATTCTCCTTACTTTTAAGTTGAAGGAAAAAGATTTGATTCGCATCCTAATTGTGTCTTGtccacaatttaaaaaaataaaaaaaaaacaacagaatGTGCCTTTTTTCTTGTCATTCAGTGATTTTCCATATGGAAATTCATTGCTGCATGTTATGTTACAAAGTTATAGACATCcccctttttcttttaacatAATCAAGTTTCTTTGAATAGGTTTCCAACTGGTACTTAGTGCTATGAATTGATGGCACTGATTTCATGAGGTGGATGAGCTTGAATTggaaataatttcatttattttaggTGCTTACTTTGCTTGGTCTAGCCATGACTTAAGGAGAAGATgtatagagagaaaaaaatcaaaaaggtcATGACTCACCTCCACTGATGTCTTAGTGTCCTTGACTTGCATTCATGTTTGCTTATTAGTTGCCATATAGGACATTCTATGATGAAGGTGTACCATAATCTAACCTAATTCACAAGACTCATTAGATGTGCATCAAGTGAACTGATGAACCCTACAGTCCCCTCTATCGCGGAAAAGTCACATCAATATcaacatctttttctttttttttttacttcccaAGCTACGATTCTAGtaacagacacacacacaccccccacccaaagaaaaagaaaaaaattcttttgacCTTCTCATATGCTGTACTGATTAAAGTGAATTACATGTAAATAGATACGTTATCCTAAGCAACTTCatgaatgaataataatattatataattaacagatatttgaataaataataataaatgagaataataataataatgtattataTAGAGTCGATTTGTTAACACCAGCTCGGCCGTTATCTACCCGTCTTGCCTCCCGAGAAAGCGCCTGTTTTAGAAACCTCGAAACAACCAATCAAATCACAGCCGTCTGATCAGAACACCTTCTCCAATGCACCAGATCATAGttaaaccccaaaaaaaagcatgtttttttaaaataaaattaaaaaaaaaatttacataaaaactcGAGCCATTTTTCCtatttctcttctctcttccttttttttttaaaaaaaaagaccaaaatcaaaaaaggaaaaaaagaaaaaacaaaaaacaaaaacaaaaaagtgccCCAATGTATTTCACTATTTCTATTTCTGtctatttctctctctctctcgcttttTCTAGAACGGCATCTCGTCCACCTCGAGCAGAGGCCCGCCGAGCACATCGGCGAGCCACGCGTCCTCATCCTCGCCGTCCCCCTTCCATGCCGCTTGATCGAACTCAGTCACAGGCCAGAACCATGCATCCACGGCTGAGACGAAGGGCCATGACCCCTTGCCAGTGACGCCATCCTCTGAGACGCCGAAGAAGTAAGCGGCAGCGCTCTGACCCCCACCACGAGTATCTATGCTGGCCATCACCGTCGACGCCGACGCCGAGAACGAAGGTCCCACAGCTCTCCTCATTCCCATTGATCGTCACGAACGCCGCCTCCTGATAATACGAAGGCGATGAAGGCCGAGCGATCTCCTCCTCCAGCCACCGCATCACTCCTTCCAGCACCTCTTCTCCGACTTCCGGCACCCCGATCTCCTCCTCCCCGTCGAAGATCAACGCCGTACTCACCGTCTCCACCACCTCGCCGCCCATCGGCGCCTCGaagagagtgagagtgagagagagagagagagagagagcttgagCGCACTACGACTACGAGCGTTCAAGAGAGTGAGAAAATGAGGGAGGGGTTTTAATAACGGAAGGGGTAGTACGGATATTGACACGTGGAGAATAGGATGAGCTGGCACTGCAACGTGGCAGTGCATAGGGTATGGTATGGAATTACGTTTCTAACCCCTATTGGATGACTCACTGGTCACTAGTCTCGATGTTTTCCGTTTCGGGGGATATTCTTTATCTGATTTGACCAAAATAACCCTGTCCGAATTTGGCATAGCTTGTTCCCCAAGtcatgcttttttttcttcttttttcttaaaaatatttatggtaGGTCATCACTGGTCTGTTACTTTTGTCAGTTTactgtgaaaagaaaaaaaagaaccaaataaaatataaatatatatggtttattatCATAATATGTTTTGGTATTTTGAGGTATTAGAAAGAATGGTAGGGAGAATTTGGTAAAAGTGGTGGGGAAAAAAGGATAAACCCGGGAGGGAGGGAAAGGGATGATGGAGACAAGGATGGGGCAGGTGGGCCAGGCTTTATGTATCAGTAACGTTGTGTCGGTGAATGACACGTGTCGGTGAGGGGTCAGAATCGGTGTACGGGACCCGACGAGGACCTGGCGGCGAAAAGACGATCACGGGCGCTGCACGTGAGCCATGCTTGACTACTGTTGCCAcgtggataaaaaaaaagttcatgGGGCCCAACATACCTAAAACGTCAACCACGTGCCAACCATTTATTTTGTTGGcgatatatgtatatttaataattttattttagtaccattttaagatattaattttttatttatacatacggtgaataaatagtaaatatatcatttaatttaaaaaattatattataaattcaaaaaataaatataaagcttAAATCACTTGAGTACTTATATTGATGAttatttactataaatatttatttataatagttaAATGATGATCTCATAAATCAGTAGTTAAATGTGTGCATATGTTGTATAACATTGTATAACACTATTTGTTATcgtttataaataaaacaataaattgtaATCATTGAAATTGTAACCACTGAATAAAAGTTCAATGATTactatagatatttttaaatttaaaacctaaaaataacACTAGATAATAGGCCCTCGTGTGCATACACACAATGTGAACAAAGCCGAGTTGAACCACCCCCTCCCGCAtggctattttttaatttaaattgtttaatattttaatttatgtgtaCTTTTGAAACTGATGGTGATTGATATATCACataggtatatatatgtgtatgtgcaTGATGCCACATCCTAAGATAAAAATGTATTCTTAAAAAACCTTTGAAGTAAGacaacattaaaattttaaattagattattatttaCGAATAGAAATTTAAGAGTCAATGTTATTTGGCTTTGTGATATATTGTTGTCACATCTTTAAGGTTTAAAAactgttcaattttttttaaaaaaaaaaataatttagccAAATACGAAGCCAAATTGCAGAATacaaagatgaaataaatattgagaCACTCAACGAATCAAAAATGCACATTCTGTTCAGtatgaaacaaaagaaaattgattgattaattgatttgtCAAGATGGTCACAAATTGATTTTGAGAGCTTCAATCACTGCTGAGAAGTCTTGGTCACTAAGGCCATGAGATTTAGCAGCTTTGTAGAGCTCATTAGCAGCAGCTGCAATAGGAATTGGCTGGGACACTGATTCAGCTAATCCTAGAGCAAGCCTGAGATCCtacaatcaaaagaaacccTGCTTATGAGTCTCTTCTCAACGTACTTTCTTTCCGAGGACAACTGAACAAGATTATTTACCTTTTGCTGATGCTTTAAAGGAAACGCAGTCGGGTATTTAGCCTGAACCATTGAAGGTCCTTTCATGGAGAACATTGGCGCACTTATGGCACCCTGTGAAACTACCTGCATTTTATAATATCCCAACCAAATTTCATCAAGGATTTATTGTAATAGTTTAAGTGAGCAAAGGAAATTATCTCTTGATACCTCTACGAGAACCTTAGGGTCGAGCCCTACTTTCTCACCAAGCAACAGCCCTTCGGAAAATGAAGCCATCATGCTGCATTTCCAGAGAAGTTTCAGAATTGAAATATGTTGCTACTATTGATAGTAAACTTTACTGTTGTAAATGTCCCAAAAACAATAAGTAGCTGCTCTGACCTTCCCATGATCATGTTGACAACAAGTTTCATTGCTGCTCCATTTCCAACATCTCCAAGGTAAAATTTTGACTGCCAATGTGCTTATCTTAGCATGGCAAAGTTTTGATCTGACGAGAGTTCAGctcaataagaaaagaaaattcatgaaGGTTATATGTTATACCTTCCCCATGATATCTAGTAGTGGTGCCACAGTTTCAAATAGAGATGCATCACCTGCAAATTAACTATGGTTTTACTTAGACAAGTAGCTAAACCAAGTAGTGACTATATCTACAAGAAAACTCACTGAGCAGAAGGGGGGATATTGAACCGCCCTGGTTTTAGAACTATTTAAGACTATGGAAATAAGTAATATCCAATAGCAAATGCTTGCTGAAACTGAAGTATCAagtataaattataaagttacCTGCAGTAAGGAATATCAGCTGACCATCTTCTGCGGGCTTTTTGGAGCCTGAAACTGGAGCCTGTTTAATAGACAAGATACAATTTGCAATTCCACTTAGATATACAACCACTGTATGCTCAAACTGACTAACGAATAGGTACATGTGAGAAAACTTACCTCTAGAAATGATGCCCCTGTTTCTTTGATATTCTCACTAATCAACTTAGATGTGGCACCGTCTACTGTAGAGACATCCACATAGCTGTCacaaatttacaataaattcaaagaaatgGAAGAGGGATTATAAAATTGGTACATAGGAAGAAAGGGAGAATGGTCAGTGGGCATATTCAGTCTTACAGTCATCATAAACTGTGTATAATATTAAATTGGATCTCTCtaacaaaaattctaaaacaagATGTGCCGAATTATTTGACAAAAGGAGTATACACAAGCATCACCGTGAAGTCAGATAACAGTTTACATAGTCATGATAATCACATCCATGTTAGCCTTATATATCATGCAAATATGGAAATAGAGAAGGATATCTGCAGATTGGATGTGTGTTTCCAAGCTAGCCAGTTGGAGCAATGCAGCATGAGCAatctatattagaaaatatgttGATTTACAAAAGCATGTCAAAAATGCCCCAACAGAAAAGAAAAGGCATACCCTTTTCCTGATCCCATTCCCTTCACAGCACCATTCACTCCACAAGCAACATCAACCTTCAATGGAGAAAGGGATTACACAGGAAAAAGCATGCAGACCATGGTAATAAATGAACAAAATTGAATATGCATACTGCACTTTGAGGATCAGCAAGCATTGCAAAGGTCACATCGCAAGATGATGCAACATCCGCAGGTGAAGCTTGATATCTGCAGATGAAACACAGCATGTTCTGGAAATCATCTAGAAGAACTTAAGAGAAGTTGGTCACTTGGTCCTAGTATTGACATCTATAACAGATGCTCTACATAAAAATAGTGTGCTTGAATTTCTTGCTTAATCACGTAGTATATACCAATAGAGCAAAAAAGGTAGGAGAAAGAATGAAAGTTAAACTACCAGGAGAtcctatttaaattaaaactacaTACTTTGCCCCCTGGTTGATAAGGTGATCACACTTGCTCTTGGTTCTGTTCCATACTGTAACATCACATCTGAAAGCATAAGATCAAACTTGAGAACAAACTTCTCATTCAATGATTAATAGATAAACATATCTAATTAGGATTCAAATATTTTCCCAGAGATGAATAATTCtatcctttttaaaataaaaaaaataatgcataaaagGTCAAGTGTCCAACTGAAATTATGAAGATATTTACCCAGCCTTAATAAGGTTCAATGCCATGGGAGTACCCATAATTCCAAGACCTAGAAATCCAACACGACCAGAAAAACTCCCTCCTGCAAGTTGAAACCactaataataagaaaagaatatttctaGTGATGGATATCTCAGAACCTAAAAGGTACTGAATGGAAAGTCATGACAGGATGGATTATAGACTATGTTGCGCCTCCTCTAATATCATAACACTTTTTGTGCTAGAGAATCAATGTGATTTCAAGGATGGATTATCAGAAACATTTAAGATACTTCAAACagaaaagaaccaaaaataATCTTTTTTCTAAATTAGATTGTGCAAGAAATCTGCACCAATTTTTCCTGCAGGCATTTATTATAGAGTTTATGAACGCCATACATAAGTAGCTCAAAATATTCTCCGCCaaaatatagtgtatatatatattaaatatacaCAGCTCAAACAAGTGCAATCCTCACCATGCTCAGAGGGCCACTTAGGCACTCTGTTATAGTTTACATTAACAAGTTAACAAGATAGGATACTGGCATTCAATTTATCAATTGAAAAATTGTCTATGTGGATATCAgcacaccattttttttttcaagcaagGTCATACCTTTTCTTTAAACTTAaagcaaatcaaacaaacaaaatcaaactcaTTATAGCACTAAGGAATCCAAATCCACTGGAACATTAGATGCTAAACAGTGTTCAGTGTTCATGGTTTGCAAGCTGATGAACTGATAGAATTATTCCGCAATGGAAACAACTATCCATTATATTCAAAACTAAACACATGATTCTTTatcaagaagagagagagagagagaaccttCTGTGGTTGCATCGGACAATTGTGAGGAGATGGAGAAGTGAGCAATGGGGTTGAGAAAAGAAGATGGGCGATGCCTGGAGCGAAGGAATGCAAAGGAAGGGCTTGAGGAGAAGGTGGAGATGCAAGCCATGGCCATGGACGAGCTTGAGAAGAGCTGAAGCTCTTGGTCGAGGGTTTGATGATAGAGCTTGCCGTCATACTTCACAGTTCACCCATTCCCTTTTGATGGGCATTTGGCccatttttaaagattttggcCCATAAGGCCCAGCCGGAAAACAACCTTCTTCCCTTTCCTacaaattaaatgttaaatattaattaattaacacttcttttatactaaaaaaaatctCCTTGTGGGACAGCGTTTAtcacttttgtaaaaaaaaaaaaattctaatattatatatatatacatgacttttatgaaattttaattttagttggatttttgtgtttttttttaaattatcgaCAGCAATGGTACACTCTAAACATcataaggaattttttttttttaaaattaaaatctacaTATGTCTAATTTCTAccaattttttagaaaattctaaatgatggttttttttaacacaatatGCACAATACAGcaaatataaattcaatttaaaacaatataagtTAATGGGTATTTGAGGGCAAACCATAATATATGAGTGACAACATGGTTAATATAGGGTAGAGGTTTAAATGATTTAatccaattaaataattttgagttaTAAGTTTTAACATATTTAATGGACTTACTCAGCCTTTGCATGCTCACAATAGTTCCTACATTCTAAAAAACTCATGGATAAATATAAATCCatacttcaaattttaaaaataacgtAAGATGAGAGCACAGTCacacaaatattaatatgttgcgattttaatttttttttaaatagagagtGTTTATCacctatttattaatatatatatatactaatacaGTGGTTCAATAGATTTTGTATTTACAAATTAAAAGGTATgcatatttcaattattttctgtcactattcatatttataataaaaaatatcaataaatttctaaattccATAATTGAAGTCACATCATTATGTCTGACACTGAATCCTTTCATTTGTTCTGAATAACATCCGTAGACTTGGTTCTTTCCATGCATGCACCACCCCACCTTACAACACTATAATCACTCACTTCCACATGAAAATCAAGATGAAACATTGGATACCATGCATGATCATgaatttcctcaaaatttccCCAATTttactccattttttttttccttaatttacaCTCAAGTCTTAAATAAACCTCAAATCACACACAAAGTCTTTTcttaatacaaataattaataaataatcccTATTAATTAGTCTTGATAAAAAAAACGTGACTTGCACGTGAGAGCTTACCATACTTAGCTTTCCCACCGGAGTCCTCGTCCTTTGAGTTCGCACTCGCACGTGCATCACGTGTTTCTGCCACGTGTCACTATCTCTTCCCGTCTATTTAGGGTTAATCCTCCCGATGTATTCATCATCGAAGACTTCACCGGCGAGGAGATGGAGGAGCTCGGAGTGGAACCATCCTCACCGTCGATCTTCGAGATCATCCTCGGCTGGTTCACCCCAACCGTCCTTTTCCTGATCCTCAACCTCGTGATCGGCACCATTGTCTTAACTTCCAAGGCGATGCATCGCCATCACACCGCCGCCGCTGCCGCGGGCTCCGATGACCGGCCAAAGCTCGCCCGCACATCGTCTGCCTTCGTCCTCGAGCGCCTCCGATCACTTGGGCTCTACCGCCTCCGATCCGGCGAAATCCCTCTGGAAACCAGCGATCCCCCACCGATTCCTTCATCCGAGGCGGAGGAGATCGAGGAGACAGTTCAGGAGGATGAGGCGATGAGGAAATCGAGCTGCGAGAAGACGGCGGTGGTGCGGCGGGCGGCGAGTGTGAGGCgagaggagaaggaggtggaggaggagatggaggtGGACGCGCGGGCGGATGATTTCATTAACCGGTTCCGGCACCAGTTACGGTTGCAGAGACTGGAATCTTTGACGCAGTATAAAGACATGCTTAACCGGGGGAAATGAATACtaatattgtaaatttttttatttacaatattaatatatcaattaatGTTTGGTTCttgagaaatataaatatatatatgtgtgtgtggttttttttttaatataaaattttattttaaagatgtTTAATGGAattttaactaaatttattatcattgtaGATACTAGATAGTTGCAATTAGACCTAACCACGGttcggtttcggttcaaaatcgccggttccggttttataaactatagaaccggaaccgaaccatAGTCATAAGGTTCCGGTTCTCGGTTCGGTTCCAATCCGGTTCGGGTTcggttctaaataatttaattccaattaattaaaaaatataaaaaattatattatatatatatttcatttaaaaaaataaaaaatagaaccggaaccggcggttcggttccggttcggttcagGTTCCGGTTTTCAACTCATAAGAACTTTAACCGGAACCTTAAAGTTCCGGTTAAGGTTCCGGTTTGAAACCGAAACTTTTTATACGGTTCTGATTTGGTTCTAAGAGTGGCGGTTCCGGTTTGGTTCTACGGTTCGAACCGAACCGCGGTCAGGTCTAGTTGCAATGTTAATAGATTAGATGTTTATAAAACAAGAATGAGTTTGAATTTGTTATGGGTATAAATGCAAATTATTtattgcaaaataaatgaaaaatgtgGAAATTATTGCTATGAAGATGCTATGGTTGATCATTGATTATTTTAGTAATCTGTGAAGTTTTCATTCCTAGAAATTTATCTCTAATGTCTATGTCAAACCAaaccatttttattattattattattttttattttttttttttgggttagtGACACTAGCCGTGAGTCTCTTGGGAGACCGGAAAAGTGACATGATCACACCTAGAAGAAGAGTGTGAATTTCAGTGCAGACCCAATAACCCATGTTGAGAGTGTATAAAGTATTTATTTCGTGCTCACCGCTTGATTAAGTTAGAAGCTTATCCTCTCTAtcagtaataataattaattaaacttcaTTGTTTCGTATTAAGGTTTTTTACAATTTGAATGATTTGAAGgcaatattatatgtataattaaaaaaaaaaaccaatttaatCATCCAAATTGTAACAtcatatatacatttttatgagaaaatgaGTGAAAAGAATCACCGATGAAGGAGCagtagtaaaaaaataattccaaattaTGACATCATTTAAATATGACCGATAAGGTGACATATGTATCTAGTAGAcatgcaagaataaaaaaaaactttttatttagatGATATAACTATAAAAAGATGATAAGTTTTTTTACTCTTGATGCACTTGTCGTAaagaatttaatatttattatcaatcaaaatataGGACCCACGGATCCTAATACTTAAATAACTCTCTATAATGCAAATTATtggtatatttttattatttaaattgcttTCAATCGCTATAGTTGATTTTTACGAGTCTAGAGGAACATCTAATGCAATACAGATAAATGCAATAAAACgtcttttatttctaatattatatttaatgtaaaaattttaaatgcaacagaatattatttttaaattatttaataaaaaactctTATTTAAAACTATTTCTTGAACCACCCTAAGTGGAGATTATACGACCATGtagatattatttgtataaattgtatagaaaataataataataataataataataataataataataattgaaatgtAATATGCTTTGAGCAtggaacatatatattttatgtttacatTTACAATAAGAAAGTTAGcactttaattatatttttttttaacttaaaaatcGAGGGTTTGTagttttttcatataatatatatatatagtaaataagTTTTCTGTTGATGTTCATTGAACATTCacagagaataaaaatatgaaggaGAAAAGAGTTGAGAGAGAGTGGAAAACAGTAACAAAATAACAGTAGCTAAGGGTTATGTTGGGtttgtttggttgatttttCAATTGTAGGAGAGTAACCTACAGTAAAAAGTGGGATATACAATATTTTGATCTGAATCGTAGATCACCATCGTAATATTTATTGAATCAATCTCAACTATTAAACTTAATTTCTACTATATCCACAGTGGGGTGTAATCAAGCATAAGTTATACATATAGAACACCACACCAAGATCATGAGTGTCAGTAAAATATTTTCATACTGTTACATCTACTGTTGAATGTGTTATTTGTTCCTATCGCGCTCTATCAAATTCTCTTTCAACCTTTTCATTATCTGGGAGCGTTCTGTGAAAGTCCCAAAATTACTTTTtctctatatattatataatatcatcaatttaatctcaaaatatatgaattttattcTTCAAACTCAACCTAAAAATAGCGTGTTTTACATAAATGTCCAAATATAATCTTAGAATTAGGTGaggaaacataaaaaaaattgaaattatatatgaagcatgaaaattaaaaaatctccagttaattagatatttttattttatatggaaaaattaaattataatcgTTGGAtgaagttaataatttttttataaaagtgacATTTTACCCAAATTTTGACCATTTATTAAATAGTTAATCATTAGTTTAGTCAGCAAACATATTAcgaattattaatattaaataagaaataataataataatttaaaatgataatcagtaattttaatttaaactgTTTTTcacgttaaaaaaaaaaggtttagcCTCATTTATCATATGAATATTGCATTTTCACAGGGGCCAACGTGCAATTAGCCAAATAGTAGTATATCAAGAAGCCAAGCCCCTCGAAATTCCAGCGCTCGTACCCGGAGATCGCCGCCGCCTGCGTCGCCGGAGCCGGAGAAATCCCAAGAAGTGCTCGCGATCGCCGCCGTCGTCTCTTCTAATGGTGAGAACTATTGATTATTTCATTACTAATCTCACGATCCGTAGTGCATCTAGGGTTTTGTGGAATTGTCATTGAGGGTTTTCGAGATCTGATGCTGTGGTGATGGATCTGAGCAGGCACCGAAGCCGATAACCAGTCCGGTACCCGTCGAATGGTACCCCAGCCTTTCCGTTCTCATGCTGTCCATCGGCCTTGTCCTCACCGCCTCCTTCTTCATGTGAGTCTTTCTCTATTTCGTGAtctattgatttttaattgtcTGTCGTAAATTTGATATGCATTGATTCATGTTTCATGGATCCGCACTTAGTTTGTGTCAGGGAGAGAATTTCTCATAAAACAAGGGTTTTGATCTGTGGTAATTGTGTTCTGATTCTGGAACTAGCAACGCGGGAGTCAATTTGTGATTAAAGAACgctttttgtattgatttgcaaTTATGGTAATATGTGGTGCccaaatttgtgatttttttttttttataattttgattcttGATTTCGAACTTGATACTAAGTTGAATAGGGTTGTATGTGCTTAACCTCATTTGCCAAACAAAAAAATGGTGTAGTAGTTTGAGGTTCTTAGTACATTACCTTTGTTTTAATGTTCTAAAGTTTTCCACATGGTATTATGTTAAACATGATGAAATATTCCTCAAAATTTTTCTGTGTAAATTATAAGATAATTAAGGCCTGATCTTTGGGTATTCCTATATGGCTATAATGTGTTGAGCTCTTATTTTGATACATTGGTTACACAATTAGGATAGATAGAATTTGAGGATGAGAGAAACATCAGCATTAACTTGACAGAATGATAGAAACAGTTTTGATTTTTGCTTTTTCATAGAGCATAAAACATTTGACAGCCTGTGTTTAGAGTTGAGGTGACAAAGCAGCGCAGCATCTCTAACAATCATATCCCAATCCGCCTTATCTCTATTGCAATCAACGATTGGGAATGGATGTGGTAATTGTATTTTAGGGTCGTATGCTTTGCTTattattcatttctttaaaGTGAAGTATAGTGAAGTGTAGTTGAATTCTTGCTgattttacatttaattatGAAATATGGTATTGAATACAGTAGGGGATGATATATGACACGATTTTCGTAGAGTATTGGAAAGTTGTTGTatcataagatatatatatatatatatataaaaagatttgatGTGCAATCTTGGTAGTGTTGTGTGTTATCATGTAATAAGCGATATATCACAATTTTGATATTGGAAATTTACAGTATCAACAGATAAAAGAAGTTTGACTTGGAATGCCATTACATGTGAAAGCATAATTTTATCCTCAACAACTTTGGTACTGAATGAGCATTTATTTGGTGAATTCAGAGGCCATTAACAATCTTTGCATATTTGGACGCAGaggcttattttttattttttacttggaGCAGATTTGAGGTGCCAGTCTGGTAGGAAACACCTAGAGTCTTTGAGTATATCcaaattgaatattttaaacCTTATTCTTTTTAGCAGCTTATTATGTATATGCTTTGCCTGATAATTTCACTTGGCCTAAGGTTTTTCTAAGTAATTGCGGTGTACAGGGGTGTTTATTTTGGAGTGTTTATTTTGGAGGAAGTGAAGGGAAGTAGGGGAAGTGGTCTGACTTTCTCTCACTTAaagtgtttttatgttttttagtgGGGGAAGTGCGACTTGAGCTACTTAAACAAGTTTGTTACTGAGGTGGGGGGAAATGAGTCATTCTATAAAAATCAACTCCCCTCCACTTCCAATActctttttaaactttttttaaaaatacgtCTCATTTTTTGACAAATGAACACTAGAAGTATTGGAAGTGATATCGCTTTCACCACTTCAGAGAAATGATACTCCCTCTCACTTCCCCCAACCCCCTTTCCTCCCAAAAATGAACACCCTTAAGTGTCGGATGATGATAAAGTGTATGTTAGCAGTTATTTGGTCTGTATCTTAACTGCCCGCTCATGGCACTCTGCAGACTTTTAATTACATTGTGTATTAGATGCATTTTCTCTAAGCACATTATCacatttttttgtttctgattTGTTATTCAATGGCAGCTATGAGGCCACTTCATCAAAGCGAAGCCGCAGCCTGGC
This genomic window from Dioscorea cayenensis subsp. rotundata cultivar TDr96_F1 chromosome 20, TDr96_F1_v2_PseudoChromosome.rev07_lg8_w22 25.fasta, whole genome shotgun sequence contains:
- the LOC120251077 gene encoding glyoxylate/succinic semialdehyde reductase 2, chloroplastic → MAMACISTFSSSPSFAFLRSRHRPSSFLNPIAHFSISSQLSDATTEGGSFSGRVGFLGLGIMGTPMALNLIKAGCDVTVWNRTKSKCDHLINQGAKYQASPADVASSCDVTFAMLADPQSAVDVACGVNGAVKGMGSGKGYVDVSTVDGATSKLISENIKETGASFLEAPVSGSKKPAEDGQLIFLTAGDASLFETVAPLLDIMGKSKFYLGDVGNGAAMKLVVNMIMGSMMASFSEGLLLGEKVGLDPKVLVEVVSQGAISAPMFSMKGPSMVQAKYPTAFPLKHQQKDLRLALGLAESVSQPIPIAAAANELYKAAKSHGLSDQDFSAVIEALKINL
- the LOC120251078 gene encoding pathogen-associated molecular patterns-induced protein A70-like, translating into MEELGVEPSSPSIFEIILGWFTPTVLFLILNLVIGTIVLTSKAMHRHHTAAAAAGSDDRPKLARTSSAFVLERLRSLGLYRLRSGEIPLETSDPPPIPSSEAEEIEETVQEDEAMRKSSCEKTAVVRRAASVRREEKEVEEEMEVDARADDFINRFRHQLRLQRLESLTQYKDMLNRGK
- the LOC120251112 gene encoding transmembrane protein 258 produces the protein MAPKPITSPVPVEWYPSLSVLMLSIGLVLTASFFIYEATSSKRSRSLAKEITIGAFSSFFLGFGSLFLLLATGVYV